The genomic stretch TGTTTTTCCTTTTTCGACGTGGAAACGGGGAGTGGGGAAATGGATCCTGAGGAGGTGAAAGAAAGGATTTTCGCGTAACTGGTGTACAATTCTCTCGTGCCGGCCACGAGAACCCGTAATAAGCTCGCGGACCTGGGCGCCGTCGCGGCGGGCCTGGCGCACGAGATCCGCAACCCGCTGAACTCCCTTTACATCAACGGCCAGCTCCTCGAGGAGATGCTCTCGGAGCTGCCGGAGGAGAGCGTTCCGCAGAAGGGGGACCTCCTCTCCCTCGCCCGCGCCAACCTCAAGGTCACCCAGCGCCTGAACGACACGCTCTCGGGCTTCCTGCGCTTCGCCCGGCCCCCGGCGATGGAACTCGCGCTGGTCGATCTCAACCGGATCATGTCGGAGACGCTCCGGTTCCTCGAGACGGAATTCGCGTTCCGGGGGGTCACCCTCAAGACGAAGCTTCACCCCACGCCGCTGCCGATATTGGCGGACGAAAAGCTGTTGAAGCAGGCGTTCCTCAACCTCCTTCTGAACGCCCAGGAAGCGGTGGAGAAGGAGGAGAAGGTGATCCGCGTGACCACCGGCGTGAGCGCGGGGCGGCCCTTCGTGCGGATCCACGACAACGGTCGCGGGATCGCGCCCTCCGACCGTCGCCAGATCTTCCGCCTCTTCTTCACCACCCGGAAGAACGGAAGCGGGCTGGGACTTCCGATCGTCCGCCAGATCGTACGGCAGCACGGCGGGGCGATCTACGTCCGCAGCCGGGAGGGAAAAGGGACCACGATGACCGTCGCGCTCCTGTTCGAGGAGCAGTTCCGGGCGATGTTCCCGGGCCGCCTGCCGCTCGCGCTGCCGCCGGGAGGGCGTCCGTGAACCAGAAGGAGAAGGGACGTGTCTTCGTCTTCGACGACGACCCCGACAGCCTGCAAAGCGTCATAGCCGCCCTAAGACGCGACGGTTTCGACGTCCTCCCGTTCGCCGATCCGCGGGAAGGATTGGCGAGAATCGAGTCGGAGGGAGGCGACGTGATCGTCACCGACCTGCGGATGCCGGGCCTGACCGGCCTCGAGGTGCTACGCAACGTCACGAAAAGGATCCCGGACGTTCCGGTGGTCATCCTGACGGCCTACGGCACCGTCGAGGGGGCGATCGAGGCGGTGCGCGCCGGCGCCTCGGATTTCCTCCTGAAGCCCGTGGAGATCCCCCGACTGCGGGCTGCGGTCTTCAAGGCGCTCAAGGAGCGTGAAATGCGGCGGGAGATCGAGCGGCTCCGCGAGGAGACCGGCCATCCGCTCGGGATCGACGGGATCGTCGGATCCTCCCGCGCGATGGAAGAGGTCCTGCGGAAGATCCGCCTGGTCGCTCCGACCCGGATGAACGTCCTGATCACCGGGGAAAGCGGCACCGGGAAGGAACTGGTCGCCCGGGGGGTGCACGGCCTGAGCCCCCGCGCCGACCGGCCCTTCCTGCCGTTGAACTGCGCCGCGATCCCGGAGACGCTCCTCGAATCCGAGCTCTTCGGACACGAGAAGGGGGCGTTCACGGGGGCGACCGCTAACCGGCCGGGGAAGTTCGAGAACGCCGAGGGGGGGACGCTCTTCCTCGACGAGGTCGGTGACGTATCCCCGGCGATCCAGGCGAAGCTCCTGCGCGCCATCGAGCAGAAGGAGGTTATGCGGGTCGGTGGATCGGAGGTGATCCACGCGGACGTGCGGATCATCGCGGCGACGAACCAGGATCTGAAGGAACGGGTGGAGGCGAAGGCGTTCCGCGAAGATCTCTACTACCGGCTGAACGTCTTCAATATCGCCGTTCCGCCGCTGCGGGAACGCCGCGAAGACATCCCGAAACTGTGCGATCACTTCCTCGAGTTGATCGGGAAAGAGAACGGTTTTCCCCCGAAGCGGCTTTCCCCGGAGGCGCTCAAAAGACTGCTCGCCTGCCGGTGGCCCGGGAACGTGCGCCAGCTGCGCAACGCCCTGGAGACCGCAACCCTCGTCGCGCCGGGGGAGACGATCGGCCCCGGCGACCTCCCCCCCGAGGTGGCCCGGGCGGATCTCCCCCCGACGGCCTCCGAACCGATCCCTCTGCCCGCCTCCCGCACCCTTGGCGAGATGGAGCGGGACGCCATCCACGCCGCCCTTATCCAGACCGCGGGGAACAAGACACTGGCGGCGAAGCTCCTCGGCATCGGCCTGCGCACCCTCCACCGCAAGGTCAAGGAGTTCGGAATCGAATAGGCAGGAAGGCCCCCCCCACTGCGCCATAATGGCATGGCATCTATCCTTTTTCGTGCCTAAATGGCACGCTTCCTGCGGGTTCCCCCTCCGGCAGGAGAGGCTTGCTGATCCATTATTTCCCATGAAAACGGATAGTTGCAGGAATGCCGGATCCCCGGAACGATTGGCACGGGACTTGTTTGATTTCAGACAGCAGGGTTCTTGGAGCTGCGACGCCGGAACACGCTTGACCAAAACAAATAAGGGGAAGGAGCAACGACGATGGCGAAGATCATCGGGATCGACCTTGGGACGACGAACTCCGTCGTGGCGGTGATGGAGGGGAGCGAGCCGAAGGTACTCATCAACGAGGAGGGGGGTCGGCTCACGCCGTCGGTGGTCGGGTTCGGTAAGGACGGCCAGATCCTGGTCGGCCAGGTGGCGAAGCGCCAGGCGGTTCTGAACCCCGAGAACACCGTGTTCTCCATCAAGCGGTTCATGGGGAGGCGGTACGACGAGGTGGGCGAGGAGGTCCGGCTCGTGCCGTACAAGATCATCAAGGGTCAGAACCAGGAGGCGCGGGTCCAGGCCGGCGGGAAGGAGTACACGCCGCAGCAGGTCTCCGCGATGATCCTCGGGAAGCTCAAGAAGGCGGCGGAGACGTACCTCGGCGAGGAGGTGAAGCAGGCGGTCATCACCGTTCCCGCCTACTTCAACGATTCCCAGCGGCAGGCGACCAAGGACGCCGGCACGATCGCGGGCCTCGAGGTGCTTCGGATCATCAATGAGCCCACGGCGGCGGCGCTGGCGTACGGCCTCGATAGGAAGAAGAACGAGTTGATCGCCGTCTTCGACTTCGGCGGCGGCACCTTCGATATCTCCATCCTCGAGGTGGGGGACAACGTGGTCGAGGTGAAGTCGACGAACGGGGACACGCACCTGGGCGGCGACAACATCGACCAGCGGTTGATCGAATGGATCATTGCCGAGTTCAGGAAGGACCAGGGGATCGACCTGTCGAAGGACCGCACCGTTCTCCAGCGGCTGAAGGAGGGGGCGGAGAAGGCGAAGATCGAGCTCTCCTCCGTAATGGAGACCGAGATCAGCCTGCCGTTCATCACCGCAGACGCGTCGGGGCCGAAGCACCTGCAGTTGAAGCTGTCGCGGGCGAAGTTCGAGCAGATGGTCCAGGACATCCTCGACCGCACGCTGAAGCCGTGCGAGATGGCGGTGCGCGACGCAGGCGTCCCTGTGGGCAAGATCGACGAGGTCGTCCTCGTTGGCGGCTCGACCCGCATCCCGAAGGTCGTGGAGATGGTGAAGAAGTTCTTCGGAAAGGACCCGCACCAGGGCGTCAACCCCGACGAGGTCGTCGCGGCGGGCGCAGCGGTGCAGGCGGGCGTGCTTGGCGGGACGGTGAAGGACCTGCTCCTCCTCGACGTGACCCCGCTGTCGTTGGGGATCGAGACGCTGGGCGGCGTGATGACGAAGCTGATCGAGCGGAACAC from Candidatus Deferrimicrobium sp. encodes the following:
- a CDS encoding sensor histidine kinase produces the protein MYNSLVPATRTRNKLADLGAVAAGLAHEIRNPLNSLYINGQLLEEMLSELPEESVPQKGDLLSLARANLKVTQRLNDTLSGFLRFARPPAMELALVDLNRIMSETLRFLETEFAFRGVTLKTKLHPTPLPILADEKLLKQAFLNLLLNAQEAVEKEEKVIRVTTGVSAGRPFVRIHDNGRGIAPSDRRQIFRLFFTTRKNGSGLGLPIVRQIVRQHGGAIYVRSREGKGTTMTVALLFEEQFRAMFPGRLPLALPPGGRP
- a CDS encoding sigma-54 dependent transcriptional regulator codes for the protein MNQKEKGRVFVFDDDPDSLQSVIAALRRDGFDVLPFADPREGLARIESEGGDVIVTDLRMPGLTGLEVLRNVTKRIPDVPVVILTAYGTVEGAIEAVRAGASDFLLKPVEIPRLRAAVFKALKEREMRREIERLREETGHPLGIDGIVGSSRAMEEVLRKIRLVAPTRMNVLITGESGTGKELVARGVHGLSPRADRPFLPLNCAAIPETLLESELFGHEKGAFTGATANRPGKFENAEGGTLFLDEVGDVSPAIQAKLLRAIEQKEVMRVGGSEVIHADVRIIAATNQDLKERVEAKAFREDLYYRLNVFNIAVPPLRERREDIPKLCDHFLELIGKENGFPPKRLSPEALKRLLACRWPGNVRQLRNALETATLVAPGETIGPGDLPPEVARADLPPTASEPIPLPASRTLGEMERDAIHAALIQTAGNKTLAAKLLGIGLRTLHRKVKEFGIE
- the dnaK gene encoding molecular chaperone DnaK — protein: MAKIIGIDLGTTNSVVAVMEGSEPKVLINEEGGRLTPSVVGFGKDGQILVGQVAKRQAVLNPENTVFSIKRFMGRRYDEVGEEVRLVPYKIIKGQNQEARVQAGGKEYTPQQVSAMILGKLKKAAETYLGEEVKQAVITVPAYFNDSQRQATKDAGTIAGLEVLRIINEPTAAALAYGLDRKKNELIAVFDFGGGTFDISILEVGDNVVEVKSTNGDTHLGGDNIDQRLIEWIIAEFRKDQGIDLSKDRTVLQRLKEGAEKAKIELSSVMETEISLPFITADASGPKHLQLKLSRAKFEQMVQDILDRTLKPCEMAVRDAGVPVGKIDEVVLVGGSTRIPKVVEMVKKFFGKDPHQGVNPDEVVAAGAAVQAGVLGGTVKDLLLLDVTPLSLGIETLGGVMTKLIERNTTIPVRKSEVFTTASDSQPSVEIHVLQGEREMAGDNRTLGRFHLDGIPAAPRGVPQVEVTFDIDANGILHVNAKDKGTQKEQKITITASTGLNKDEIDNMVKQAEAHAEEDRKRKAAIEARNHLDSLVYNTEKTLKEHRDKVPAETAAKVEAALAEAKEALKSDDEAVLKAAAEKLIHESHALAEHMYKQASSAQGEGAAPGGSAPGEGKAPEGDVVDAEYEDPAKK